One Kallotenue papyrolyticum genomic window carries:
- a CDS encoding tetratricopeptide repeat protein: MTELATSRRTGFHTVFHLLQARRASISRILILVLVIALLGGLALSAPWLLWTYNIHQAGKALAIGLRWPTPRVADSLPQARDVDALQAALGHLAAARRWQPERAYSYRLAGQIYAAQHDWLRASQEYAQALAREPKNPLLAWESALVYEQLEQTVAAASRENILPDLASALPEAQATPISPADCYGQQPGRCFVGLERWSKPYAASPDGPVVTYATLVMHAPGGIRLTRPIYASHPVLSFVIGLDPNVLDGQSDGATYSLWVETDTGSTQVYRRTLDQASARQGWIPEMVDLTSWAGQTVTLVLRLDGGPSGNIQDDWYGWGNVLLTTREAAEYALAIPAVRLLQAWSTATTNAADFEARGDIARETQRYWDAVRWYQRATLSDPEYGSAWYKLGLCYEQLEEWEAADGAYARATKLLPDNRDAWYGLGRTREKRNDWNGALKAFRRGLEANTGSVGLSNLYYHIGYIQHHRLEPPDPQAAWKAYEQALAANDYAAEHWHKAQSHYQRGTLLAARERWDEALREYQAALALDPSPYGILVSMADVLWKSDRVDDAKGMLLKAIQLAPDIKEAYKHLGAIYRQQQQDQLAIQMYEKALEIDPNDTEISNILQDLRGDQ, translated from the coding sequence ATGACCGAACTAGCCACGTCGCGCAGAACGGGCTTCCACACAGTCTTTCATTTGTTGCAGGCCCGCCGCGCTTCGATTAGCCGGATACTCATCCTCGTACTGGTCATAGCCCTGCTCGGAGGGCTGGCGCTGAGCGCGCCGTGGCTCCTATGGACCTATAACATCCATCAAGCCGGCAAGGCCCTTGCCATCGGGCTACGCTGGCCCACACCTCGGGTTGCAGATAGTCTGCCCCAAGCGCGCGACGTAGATGCGCTCCAGGCTGCGCTGGGACATCTGGCAGCAGCGCGACGCTGGCAACCCGAGCGCGCCTATAGCTATCGCCTGGCCGGCCAGATCTATGCCGCACAGCATGACTGGCTGCGCGCGTCCCAGGAGTATGCGCAGGCACTTGCCCGAGAACCGAAGAACCCGCTCCTGGCCTGGGAGAGCGCACTCGTTTACGAGCAACTCGAACAAACGGTTGCTGCCGCGTCGCGAGAGAATATCCTGCCCGATCTGGCGTCTGCACTGCCAGAAGCGCAAGCCACGCCCATCTCACCTGCTGATTGCTATGGTCAGCAGCCCGGGCGCTGCTTTGTCGGTCTGGAGCGTTGGTCGAAACCCTATGCTGCTTCACCAGATGGACCGGTCGTGACCTATGCTACACTGGTGATGCATGCACCTGGGGGCATCCGCCTCACGCGCCCTATCTACGCAAGCCATCCGGTGCTGTCCTTTGTGATCGGCCTTGACCCCAACGTCCTCGATGGCCAGAGCGATGGTGCAACCTATAGCCTGTGGGTAGAAACCGACACAGGATCGACGCAGGTGTACCGACGCACGCTTGACCAGGCCAGCGCCCGCCAGGGATGGATCCCAGAAATGGTGGACCTAACCTCCTGGGCCGGCCAGACCGTTACACTGGTTCTGCGTCTCGACGGCGGCCCCTCCGGCAATATTCAAGATGACTGGTACGGGTGGGGGAATGTGCTTCTGACGACGAGGGAGGCAGCAGAGTACGCCCTAGCGATACCGGCAGTGAGGCTGTTGCAGGCATGGTCGACGGCTACAACCAATGCGGCCGACTTCGAGGCGCGTGGCGATATTGCACGGGAAACCCAACGCTATTGGGATGCGGTGCGATGGTATCAACGCGCGACGCTGAGCGATCCCGAGTATGGCTCGGCCTGGTACAAGCTTGGGCTGTGCTATGAGCAGCTAGAGGAATGGGAGGCAGCAGATGGGGCCTATGCGCGCGCAACCAAGCTGTTACCTGATAATCGCGATGCCTGGTATGGTCTGGGGCGCACGCGCGAAAAACGCAATGATTGGAACGGCGCACTCAAGGCCTTCCGTCGCGGGCTCGAAGCCAACACAGGCAGCGTTGGGCTGAGCAACCTCTACTATCATATCGGCTACATCCAACACCATCGGCTTGAGCCACCCGATCCCCAGGCAGCCTGGAAGGCTTATGAACAGGCCCTTGCAGCCAACGATTACGCAGCCGAGCACTGGCACAAAGCCCAGAGCCATTATCAGAGAGGAACGCTGCTTGCGGCACGCGAGCGATGGGATGAAGCACTACGCGAGTATCAGGCTGCACTGGCGCTCGATCCTTCGCCATACGGCATCCTTGTCTCGATGGCAGACGTGTTGTGGAAGAGCGATCGAGTCGACGATGCCAAGGGGATGCTCCTTAAGGCAATCCAGCTTGCCCCAGATATCAAAGAGGCTTATAAACACCTTGGTGCCATCTATCGGCAACAGCAGCAGGATCAATTAGCGATCCAGATGTACGAGAAAGCCCTAGAGATTGACCCAAATGACACAGAAATATCAAATATCCTTCAAGATCTCAGAGGAGACCAATGA
- a CDS encoding oligosaccharide flippase family protein, which yields MNKRVPKLVQQSFLLLSVRWLLVILNIATSVLLSRVLGPDGKGILAVLGSFATITSIIVGFGLPTAALYLHKQDRASIGTLIGTSIVFWFVLTTLLGAGIALQYDRFVSLFLQELTDKSLQPVWLWLSLASVPGLVLASMLSILLVVDGRSKLFVGWSIGSQLMGLVLTWLLVMVLDWGVTGALIASLAVQITPILVALYWLLSIMRLRQLGASWHLFRSMLGIGFQQHLVTVFANLFKRGENFLIATLLNITSVGYYAISFGLYELIIDIPRSFVWPTVAKYAQQSDEDRAELAAKHIRLQVGFIIAPILAMMVIGPKLIPLTYGAAFAPAVMPFLCLLPGAIFRTIHLGVSSYFIGTGRPGIMLPSVIVAAVVSLGLDVIVLPVYGLVGAAVTTVLAEACMATFSLVLFNRATKARYRDVLIPRHSEIIELAQMFMQINKMQKQKQAAL from the coding sequence GTGAACAAACGCGTTCCGAAACTTGTACAACAGTCTTTCTTGCTGCTTTCCGTACGGTGGCTGCTTGTAATCCTCAACATCGCCACGAGCGTATTACTCTCGCGTGTATTAGGCCCAGACGGCAAAGGTATCCTGGCGGTTCTGGGCTCGTTTGCTACGATCACATCAATCATCGTCGGATTTGGGCTTCCGACTGCAGCCTTGTATCTTCACAAGCAAGATCGGGCTAGCATCGGCACCCTTATTGGCACATCCATCGTCTTTTGGTTTGTACTGACGACGTTGCTCGGAGCCGGCATTGCGCTGCAGTATGATCGATTTGTCAGCCTGTTCCTACAGGAGCTAACAGACAAATCGCTGCAGCCAGTGTGGCTATGGCTATCGCTCGCGAGCGTCCCTGGGCTCGTGCTTGCATCGATGCTATCGATCCTGCTGGTGGTCGATGGACGAAGCAAGCTCTTCGTCGGCTGGAGTATCGGGAGCCAGCTCATGGGGCTGGTACTGACCTGGCTCTTAGTCATGGTTTTGGATTGGGGCGTTACTGGAGCGCTGATCGCCAGCCTTGCGGTGCAGATCACACCAATCCTTGTTGCACTGTATTGGTTGCTAAGCATCATGCGGCTAAGGCAGCTTGGCGCCTCGTGGCACCTCTTCCGATCGATGCTAGGGATCGGGTTTCAGCAACATCTCGTCACCGTTTTTGCAAATCTTTTCAAGCGAGGAGAAAACTTTCTCATCGCAACACTCCTTAACATAACATCCGTTGGCTACTATGCTATTTCATTTGGATTATACGAGCTTATCATCGATATTCCACGGTCGTTCGTGTGGCCGACAGTAGCAAAGTACGCACAGCAATCCGACGAAGATCGGGCAGAGCTGGCGGCGAAGCACATTCGATTACAAGTAGGGTTTATCATCGCGCCGATTCTCGCTATGATGGTGATCGGCCCTAAGCTGATCCCGCTGACGTACGGCGCCGCATTCGCACCTGCTGTGATGCCGTTCCTGTGTCTGCTGCCTGGGGCAATCTTCAGAACCATCCATCTCGGCGTATCGTCTTATTTTATAGGCACCGGGAGACCAGGCATCATGCTACCCAGCGTCATCGTCGCCGCGGTGGTCAGTTTGGGCCTGGATGTGATCGTCCTACCGGTGTATGGCCTGGTCGGGGCCGCGGTCACGACGGTGCTCGCTGAGGCCTGTATGGCAACATTCAGCCTGGTGCTGTTCAACCGGGCGACCAAGGCGCGCTACCGCGATGTACTGATTCCCAGACACTCGGAGATTATCGAATTAGCTCAGATGTTTATGCAGATCAACAAAATGCAAAAGCAAAAACAGGCCGCCTTATAG
- a CDS encoding FkbM family methyltransferase: MFRLVPTSLAIAFKEGIEITGRLDYAHRAIYMDISSAVQQDRLRACHKEPETIQWLETNLRPGDVLYDIGANVGAYSLVAYAVTNGHCKIYAFEPSFSTFAALSRNILINRCSSAIIPLQIALSDTTELIDFYYSSFTPGTALHELADERGARASTCTLAGQQRLLSYRLDDLLEQFKLETPNHIKLDVDGGELSVLRGAERTLAQPHLRSLLVEIDETQPAAQQLIAYLRSKEFSIESRHARPGHVAVANYIFTRRLSDA, translated from the coding sequence GTGTTTCGCCTGGTCCCCACCTCACTCGCGATCGCATTCAAGGAGGGAATCGAGATCACCGGCCGGCTGGACTATGCCCATCGAGCGATTTACATGGATATCAGCTCGGCGGTGCAGCAAGACCGGCTGCGAGCCTGCCATAAGGAGCCCGAGACAATCCAATGGCTCGAAACCAACCTGCGACCTGGCGATGTCCTGTATGACATCGGGGCCAATGTCGGGGCCTATTCCTTGGTCGCATATGCGGTGACGAACGGCCATTGCAAAATCTATGCGTTTGAGCCGAGCTTTTCAACATTTGCAGCTCTCAGTCGTAATATCCTGATAAACCGTTGTAGCTCAGCCATCATACCGTTGCAGATCGCACTGTCGGATACGACCGAGCTCATCGATTTTTACTACTCCAGCTTTACCCCGGGAACAGCGCTGCACGAACTCGCAGATGAGCGTGGTGCGCGAGCATCGACCTGTACACTGGCCGGCCAGCAGCGCCTCCTCAGCTACCGGCTCGACGATCTGCTCGAGCAGTTCAAGCTAGAAACGCCTAATCATATCAAACTGGATGTGGACGGTGGTGAGCTTAGCGTACTCAGAGGAGCAGAGCGCACGCTCGCCCAACCGCATCTACGTTCCTTGTTGGTCGAGATCGACGAAACCCAACCGGCTGCCCAACAGCTGATCGCCTATCTCCGATCCAAGGAATTCAGCATTGAGTCGCGGCATGCCCGTCCCGGCCACGTAGCAGTCGCAAACTACATCTTCACGAGGAGACTGTCCGATGCCTAA
- a CDS encoding N-acetylneuraminate synthase family protein, with amino-acid sequence MPNHTASHARKRELLIDAFLIDDNSDCYVIAEIGHNHQGDLEKAKELFRQAKECGANAVKLQKRDNRSLFTAAMYNKPYDHEHSFGKTYGEHREFLEFGMDEYLELKRYAAEIGITFFATAFDFVSANFLAELDMPAYKIASGDLKNIPLIKHVAQFQKPVIVSLGGGTIEDAQRVYDAVMPINPRLAFLHCTATYPTVAEEINLRVITTLRERFPEIVIGLSDHYNGIAMAVGAYVLGSRIIEKHFTLNHTWKGTDHALSLEPIGMRRMVRDLRRIRLALGDGVKRVYPSEESAMFKMGKSLVAARDLPRGHRLTWQDIAIKSPAQGLPPFEIDRIIGKTLRHALAADEPILFEDIGEVSE; translated from the coding sequence ATGCCTAACCATACCGCTTCTCATGCTCGCAAGCGAGAGCTGTTGATCGATGCATTCCTGATCGACGACAACAGTGATTGTTACGTGATCGCTGAGATCGGCCACAATCACCAAGGCGACCTCGAGAAGGCCAAAGAACTCTTTCGGCAGGCGAAGGAGTGCGGCGCGAATGCAGTCAAACTCCAGAAGCGAGATAACCGCAGCCTGTTTACGGCGGCGATGTACAATAAGCCGTATGACCATGAACACAGCTTCGGGAAGACCTATGGCGAGCATCGCGAGTTCCTTGAGTTCGGCATGGATGAGTATCTTGAACTCAAACGCTATGCGGCCGAGATCGGCATCACCTTCTTTGCGACGGCTTTTGATTTTGTCAGTGCGAACTTCCTTGCCGAACTAGACATGCCCGCTTATAAGATCGCGTCAGGCGATCTGAAGAACATCCCTCTGATTAAGCATGTCGCCCAGTTCCAGAAGCCGGTAATCGTCAGTCTCGGTGGCGGCACCATCGAGGATGCGCAGCGTGTCTATGATGCGGTGATGCCGATCAATCCTCGCCTAGCCTTCTTACACTGTACGGCAACCTACCCAACGGTCGCAGAAGAGATAAATCTACGGGTGATTACGACGCTGCGCGAGCGCTTTCCCGAAATCGTGATCGGCCTCTCCGATCATTACAACGGGATCGCTATGGCAGTGGGTGCTTATGTGCTCGGATCGCGAATCATCGAAAAACATTTCACACTGAACCATACGTGGAAGGGGACCGATCACGCCCTCTCCCTAGAGCCGATCGGTATGCGCCGGATGGTTCGCGACCTGCGACGCATCCGCCTCGCTCTCGGCGACGGTGTCAAACGCGTCTATCCTAGCGAGGAGAGCGCGATGTTCAAGATGGGCAAAAGTCTGGTAGCAGCGCGGGATCTGCCTCGTGGTCATCGGCTGACGTGGCAAGACATTGCGATCAAGTCTCCTGCACAAGGACTACCCCCTTTTGAGATCGACCGCATCATTGGCAAAACCTTGCGTCACGCACTTGCTGCCGACGAGCCGATCCTATTTGAAGATATCGGAGAGGTAAGCGAGTGA
- a CDS encoding KdsC family phosphatase, whose translation MIDQELQQLIRQIRLVAFDFDGVFTDNTVIVSEDGIEFVRCWRGDGIGLRLLEQLGLACVILSTEENPVVLTRSRKLAVPCRYGCKDKLATLKEIAAERNIPLEAIAFVGNDINDAGCLQAVGLPIVVQDAHPDVLPLARFRTTTPGGYGAVREVCDLFKNVLQQTEGKRDGSRSV comes from the coding sequence GTGATCGACCAAGAGCTTCAACAGCTGATCAGGCAGATCCGCCTGGTAGCTTTTGACTTTGATGGGGTCTTCACCGATAATACGGTCATTGTCTCAGAGGACGGTATTGAATTCGTACGCTGCTGGCGCGGTGACGGTATTGGGCTCCGTCTATTAGAGCAGCTGGGGCTTGCCTGTGTGATTCTGTCAACCGAAGAAAATCCCGTCGTCCTGACGCGGAGTCGTAAACTGGCGGTCCCGTGTAGATATGGTTGCAAGGATAAACTCGCCACCTTGAAGGAGATCGCAGCCGAGCGTAATATTCCGCTCGAAGCGATTGCCTTCGTAGGTAACGATATCAACGATGCAGGATGCCTGCAGGCCGTTGGACTCCCGATCGTGGTCCAGGATGCCCACCCCGATGTATTGCCGCTGGCACGCTTCCGCACAACAACGCCTGGCGGGTATGGAGCAGTTCGCGAAGTATGCGATCTCTTCAAGAATGTGCTTCAACAAACAGAAGGAAAACGAGATGGCTCGCGATCTGTTTGA
- a CDS encoding SDR family oxidoreductase — MARDLFDVAGKVVVITGGLGQLGRQYAYAFATRGARVAIFDSRAEDALLPSALQDYQVMLVPVDVTRRSSIADGLEQVERRWSVPHVLINNAALDSPPNAPAEENGPFESYPESSWDRVLEVNVKGVFLCCQVIGGRMAAAKRGSIINICSIYGLVSPDQRIYAYRARSGTPFFKPVAYSASKSALLNLTRYLATYWAKQGVRVNTLTLGGVFNHQDQEFLDGYCTRVPLGRMAREDEYNGAVIFLASDASSYMTGSNLVIDGGWTAW, encoded by the coding sequence ATGGCTCGCGATCTGTTTGATGTCGCCGGCAAGGTCGTCGTCATCACCGGCGGCCTAGGACAGCTAGGCCGCCAGTATGCATATGCCTTCGCCACGCGCGGCGCAAGGGTCGCGATCTTTGACAGCCGCGCGGAAGATGCACTACTCCCGAGCGCGCTGCAAGACTACCAGGTCATGCTGGTGCCGGTCGATGTGACACGGCGCTCGTCCATCGCCGATGGCCTTGAGCAGGTGGAGCGCCGCTGGAGCGTGCCGCATGTACTTATCAACAATGCAGCGCTCGACTCTCCCCCGAACGCGCCGGCAGAGGAGAACGGCCCTTTCGAGAGCTATCCCGAAAGCTCTTGGGACCGCGTGCTGGAGGTCAACGTCAAAGGAGTCTTTCTGTGCTGCCAAGTCATCGGCGGTCGCATGGCGGCTGCCAAGCGGGGGTCGATCATCAATATTTGCTCGATCTATGGCCTGGTCTCGCCGGACCAGCGCATCTATGCGTATCGCGCTCGGTCCGGCACCCCATTCTTCAAGCCGGTGGCATACTCTGCCTCAAAGTCCGCGCTCCTCAACCTGACCCGCTACCTTGCTACCTACTGGGCAAAGCAAGGTGTACGCGTCAACACGCTGACTTTAGGAGGGGTCTTTAACCACCAGGATCAGGAGTTCCTGGATGGCTACTGTACGCGTGTGCCACTGGGGCGCATGGCGCGCGAAGACGAATACAACGGGGCAGTAATCTTCCTCGCCTCCGACGCATCGTCATACATGACCGGCTCCAACCTCGTGATCGACGGCGGATGGACCGCATGGTAG